Proteins found in one Blastocatellia bacterium genomic segment:
- a CDS encoding sigma 54-interacting transcriptional regulator, translated as MTDQTSEIKKLSTLLEVSQALSGTLNLKAALHRVLEILEQQHGMIRSAVMLLHEDASELTIEAANGITADGQRQRYRLGEGIMGRVVESGKPVVVPQVSREPLFLHRAAPRRDLSRQELSFISVPITLNRKAVGAIGVDLKFKKDRDFDRSVRFLRVVASMIAQALKMQRSVEAERQRLLDENIHLRQELRERYDFTNIIGNSGPMRQVYEQVAQVAPTNTTVLIRGESGTGKELIAHSIHYNSPRKHKPFVKVSVAALPDTLIESELFGYEKGAFTGAQARKKGRFELAEGGTLFLDEIGDLNLSTQVKLLRALQEREFERLGGIETIKMNVRLIAATNKDLEKAISEGTFREDLYYRLNVFTIFVPPLRERKSDVLQLADHFLEKFAREHNKHIKRISTPAIDMLTAYHWPGNVRELENALERSVLVCDGQVIHGHHLPPTLQTASESGTVTRLSLDAAVGAYEKDMIQDALKTARGNRARAAKLLGTTERIIGYKVKKYGIACERFR; from the coding sequence ATGACCGACCAGACGAGTGAAATCAAGAAGCTCTCGACGCTGCTCGAAGTCAGCCAGGCGTTATCGGGCACGCTCAACCTCAAGGCGGCGCTGCACCGCGTGCTGGAAATTCTCGAACAGCAGCACGGCATGATTCGCAGCGCCGTTATGCTGTTGCACGAAGATGCCAGCGAGCTGACGATTGAAGCGGCCAACGGCATTACCGCCGACGGCCAGCGGCAACGCTACCGGCTCGGCGAAGGCATCATGGGCCGCGTCGTCGAAAGCGGCAAGCCGGTCGTCGTGCCGCAGGTCAGCCGCGAGCCGCTCTTCCTGCATCGCGCCGCGCCGCGCCGCGACCTCAGCCGGCAGGAACTGTCGTTCATCTCTGTGCCGATCACCCTCAACCGCAAAGCCGTCGGCGCCATCGGCGTCGATCTGAAGTTTAAGAAAGACCGCGACTTTGATCGCAGCGTTCGCTTTTTGCGGGTCGTCGCCTCGATGATTGCCCAGGCGTTGAAGATGCAGCGCTCGGTCGAAGCCGAGCGGCAGCGCCTGCTCGACGAAAACATTCACCTGCGACAAGAGCTGCGCGAGCGTTACGACTTCACCAACATCATCGGCAACAGCGGCCCGATGCGTCAGGTCTATGAGCAAGTGGCGCAGGTGGCGCCGACCAACACCACCGTGTTGATCCGCGGCGAATCGGGCACCGGCAAGGAGCTGATCGCGCACTCGATCCATTACAACTCGCCGCGCAAGCACAAGCCGTTCGTCAAAGTCAGCGTCGCGGCGCTCCCTGACACGCTCATCGAATCCGAGCTATTCGGCTACGAGAAGGGCGCTTTCACGGGGGCACAGGCGCGCAAGAAAGGCCGCTTCGAGCTGGCCGAGGGCGGCACGCTGTTCCTCGACGAGATCGGCGACTTGAACCTGTCCACGCAGGTCAAACTGCTGCGCGCTTTGCAGGAGCGCGAGTTCGAGCGGCTGGGCGGCATCGAAACGATTAAGATGAATGTCAGATTAATCGCGGCGACTAACAAAGACCTCGAAAAGGCCATCAGCGAGGGCACATTCCGCGAAGACCTCTATTACCGGCTGAACGTTTTTACGATCTTCGTGCCCCCGTTGCGTGAGCGCAAGTCCGACGTCTTGCAACTGGCCGATCACTTTCTCGAAAAGTTCGCGCGCGAGCACAACAAGCACATCAAGCGCATCTCGACGCCGGCGATTGATATGCTGACGGCCTATCACTGGCCGGGTAACGTGCGCGAGCTGGAAAATGCGCTTGAGCGCAGCGTGCTGGTCTGCGATGGCCAGGTCATTCACGGCCATCACCTGCCGCCGACCTTGCAGACGGCTTCCGAGAGCGGCACCGTTACCCGCCTGTCGCTCGACGCGGCGGTTGGGGCTTATGAAAAAGATATGATTCAGGATGCGCTCAAGACAGCGCGCGGCAACCGGGCCCGCGCCGCCAAGCTGCTCGGCACCACCGAGCGCATCATCGGCTACAAGGTGAAGAAGTACGGCATTGCCTGCGAGCGCTTTCGTTAA
- a CDS encoding PLP-dependent aminotransferase family protein, whose translation MSKHAIAVPYTALTLDAASSEPLYHQLYEALRGAILTGQLKPGTRLQSTRELAGELGVSRNTVMNAFEQLLAEGYLEGQVGSGTYVSRALPDEMLFIRAAKSRAAQVTRPGRSLSERGTALARTFLTTSRDVSVVRPFRPGTPALDAFPANLWSKLLARRWRKPPRELLGYGDAAGYRPLREAIAAYLGAARAVRCEAEQVIIVAGAQQALDLTARLMLNAGDAAWIEDPGYLGTRAALLAAGARVVPVPVDTEGLDVQAGARLAPAARLVYVSPSHQYPLGVTMSLARRLALLDWARAAGAWIIEDDYDSEYRYARRPLAAMQGLDKDGRVIYLGTFSKVMFPSLRIGYVVVPADLVDAFIAARGVLSRFTPSIDQAALADFIHEGHFARHIRRMRTLYAERQNSLVEAARRELAGLIEVEPHDAGIHLVGWLRGGLDDRRAQEEAARQNVEAPALSAFSMKYRHRPGLMLGYAGYGEREIRVGVRRLATALHNLKPGKKERSGHR comes from the coding sequence ATGTCTAAGCACGCGATAGCCGTCCCTTACACGGCGCTGACGCTCGATGCGGCTTCGTCAGAGCCACTCTATCACCAGCTTTACGAAGCGCTGCGGGGGGCGATTCTCACCGGTCAGCTCAAGCCCGGCACGCGCCTACAATCAACGCGCGAGCTGGCCGGTGAGCTTGGCGTGTCGCGTAACACGGTGATGAACGCCTTCGAGCAACTGCTGGCCGAAGGCTACCTGGAAGGCCAGGTCGGCAGCGGCACCTACGTCTCGCGCGCCCTGCCCGACGAGATGCTTTTCATACGCGCCGCCAAATCGCGGGCGGCGCAGGTGACGCGACCGGGGCGGTCGTTATCGGAACGCGGCACGGCGCTCGCCCGCACCTTCCTCACCACCTCGCGCGATGTTTCGGTCGTTCGCCCGTTTCGTCCGGGCACGCCGGCCCTCGACGCCTTCCCCGCCAATTTGTGGTCAAAGCTACTCGCGCGCCGCTGGCGGAAACCACCGCGCGAATTGCTCGGCTATGGCGACGCGGCGGGCTACCGGCCCTTGCGCGAAGCCATTGCCGCTTATCTTGGCGCGGCGCGGGCGGTGCGGTGCGAAGCCGAGCAGGTGATCATTGTGGCGGGCGCGCAGCAGGCTCTGGATCTGACGGCGCGGCTGATGCTCAATGCCGGCGACGCGGCGTGGATCGAAGACCCCGGCTATCTCGGCACGCGGGCGGCGCTGCTCGCCGCCGGGGCGCGCGTCGTCCCTGTGCCGGTTGATACGGAAGGGCTGGACGTGCAGGCGGGGGCGCGGCTGGCGCCCGCGGCGCGGCTGGTCTATGTGTCGCCGTCGCACCAGTACCCGCTCGGGGTGACGATGAGTTTGGCGCGGCGGCTGGCACTGCTCGATTGGGCGCGGGCGGCGGGCGCGTGGATCATCGAAGACGATTACGACAGCGAATACCGCTACGCCCGCCGCCCACTGGCAGCGATGCAAGGGCTTGATAAGGATGGCCGCGTCATCTATCTCGGCACCTTCAGCAAAGTGATGTTCCCGTCGTTGCGCATCGGCTATGTCGTCGTGCCCGCCGATCTGGTGGATGCGTTCATAGCGGCGCGCGGCGTGCTGTCGCGCTTCACGCCTTCGATAGATCAGGCGGCGCTCGCCGACTTCATCCACGAAGGCCACTTCGCTCGCCACATTCGCCGCATGCGGACACTGTATGCCGAACGACAAAACTCACTGGTCGAGGCAGCGCGGCGCGAGCTCGCGGGTTTAATCGAAGTCGAGCCACACGACGCCGGCATTCATCTGGTCGGCTGGCTGCGCGGGGGCCTGGATGATCGCCGCGCACAGGAGGAGGCGGCGCGGCAGAACGTCGAAGCGCCGGCGCTGTCAGCCTTCAGCATGAAGTATCGCCATCGGCCGGGCCTGATGCTCGGCTACGCCGGTTACGGCGAGCGCGAGATTCGCGTCGGGGTGCGCCGGCTGGCCACCGCGCTGCACAACCTTAAGCCAGGCAAAAAAGAAAGAAGCGGCCACAGATGA
- a CDS encoding ATP-grasp domain-containing protein — MPRVLLLLPTTTYRTKAYLDAARRMGVDVVAASEWASTLAAHNPKGLLTLDLFNADEAARQAQRYANEYAIDAVIPVDEDTAVAAAAIADGLRLNYNPPAAARAAKNKRLMRDVLSRAGVRVPRYQAFSLDEDAREVAARLDYPCVVKPTFLSTSRGVMRADNEEEFAHVVERLSRIVSDPKLARRGGPQTREALVEEFIPGFEVAVEGLVTDGEFRALAIFDKPDPLDGPFFEETIYVTPSRLSEAVQRDIIETAAAATRAMGMTRGPVHAELRVNERGAYVIEVAARTIGGLCARALKFGEDWSLEEVVIRHALGEDLRAVERERQAAGVMMIPIPRAGTLREVFGLDEARQVADIEDIIITAHLTQQIAPPPEGASYLGFIFSRAATPDRVEAALRQAHARLEFIIV, encoded by the coding sequence ATGCCACGAGTCCTGCTGTTATTGCCGACGACCACCTATCGCACGAAAGCCTATCTCGACGCCGCGCGCCGAATGGGCGTGGATGTCGTCGCCGCATCCGAATGGGCGAGCACACTTGCGGCGCACAATCCCAAAGGCTTGCTGACGCTCGACCTCTTCAACGCTGATGAAGCGGCGCGGCAGGCGCAGCGATACGCCAATGAGTACGCGATTGACGCTGTCATTCCCGTGGACGAAGACACGGCGGTTGCGGCGGCAGCCATCGCCGACGGCCTGCGACTCAATTACAACCCGCCTGCCGCCGCCCGCGCCGCCAAGAATAAGCGCCTGATGCGTGATGTCTTGAGTCGTGCGGGTGTGCGCGTGCCACGCTATCAGGCGTTCTCGCTCGACGAAGACGCGCGCGAGGTGGCGGCCCGGCTCGATTATCCGTGCGTCGTCAAGCCGACCTTTCTCTCGACCAGTCGCGGCGTGATGCGCGCCGACAATGAAGAAGAGTTCGCCCACGTCGTCGAACGATTGAGCCGCATCGTCAGCGATCCGAAGCTTGCTCGGCGCGGCGGCCCGCAAACGCGCGAAGCCCTGGTTGAAGAGTTCATCCCCGGCTTCGAGGTCGCCGTCGAAGGCTTGGTCACTGATGGCGAGTTCCGCGCGCTTGCGATCTTTGATAAGCCCGACCCGCTCGACGGGCCGTTCTTTGAAGAAACGATCTACGTCACGCCGTCGCGGCTATCCGAAGCCGTGCAGCGCGACATCATCGAAACCGCCGCCGCCGCCACTCGCGCAATGGGCATGACGCGCGGGCCTGTCCATGCCGAGCTGCGCGTCAACGAGCGCGGCGCGTATGTCATCGAAGTCGCGGCGCGCACCATCGGCGGCCTCTGCGCCCGCGCCCTGAAGTTCGGCGAGGATTGGTCGCTCGAAGAAGTGGTTATCCGTCACGCGCTCGGCGAAGACTTGCGCGCGGTCGAGCGCGAGCGCCAGGCCGCCGGCGTGATGATGATTCCCATCCCGCGCGCCGGCACCTTGCGCGAAGTCTTCGGCCTCGATGAAGCGCGACAGGTTGCTGACATCGAAGACATCATCATCACGGCTCACCTGACGCAACAGATCGCGCCGCCGCCCGAAGGCGCCAGCTATCTCGGCTTCATCTTCAGCCGCGCCGCCACGCCCGACCGCGTCGAAGCCGCTTTGCGCCAGGCTCACGCCCGCCTTGAGTTCATAATCGTTTGA
- the cobA gene encoding uroporphyrinogen-III C-methyltransferase, with amino-acid sequence MSEQTRQAGKVYLIGAGPGDAKLLTIKAAEAIAEADVIVYDYLVNPETLAYGRRGVELIYVGKRAGQPSASQAEINHILIEQACAGRVVARLKGGDPFIFGRGGEEAEALVAAGIRWEVVPGISSGVAAAAYAGIPLTHRGAASSVAFITGHENPQKRRQPIDWSVTAHAADTLVIFMCAETIAEIAARLIEAGRAATTPIAIIRWGTYAHQEVYAGALSDIAASRSADFHIEPPAIAIIGEVVALRRTLGWFGSPELEFSLHSLSEHATTQVAGG; translated from the coding sequence ATGAGCGAGCAAACGCGACAAGCTGGGAAGGTTTATCTGATCGGCGCAGGGCCGGGCGATGCCAAACTGCTGACGATCAAAGCCGCCGAAGCTATCGCCGAAGCCGACGTAATCGTTTACGACTATCTGGTTAACCCCGAAACGCTGGCGTACGGACGGCGCGGCGTTGAATTGATTTATGTCGGCAAGCGCGCCGGCCAGCCTTCCGCTTCGCAAGCCGAGATCAATCACATTCTTATCGAGCAGGCGTGTGCAGGCCGCGTCGTGGCGCGGCTCAAAGGCGGCGACCCGTTCATCTTTGGGCGTGGCGGCGAAGAAGCCGAAGCCCTGGTCGCGGCGGGCATTCGCTGGGAAGTCGTCCCCGGCATCTCGTCGGGCGTTGCCGCCGCCGCTTATGCCGGCATCCCGCTGACGCACCGCGGCGCGGCTTCGAGTGTGGCCTTCATCACAGGCCACGAGAATCCGCAAAAGCGCCGCCAGCCGATTGACTGGTCTGTGACCGCACACGCCGCCGACACGCTGGTGATCTTCATGTGCGCTGAAACGATTGCCGAGATCGCCGCCAGGCTGATTGAAGCGGGCCGCGCGGCCACCACACCCATCGCCATCATCCGCTGGGGAACCTACGCGCACCAGGAAGTCTACGCCGGTGCGCTCTCAGACATTGCCGCAAGCCGAAGCGCCGATTTTCACATCGAGCCGCCGGCGATTGCCATCATTGGCGAAGTCGTCGCCTTGCGCCGAACGCTCGGCTGGTTCGGCTCGCCGGAATTAGAGTTTTCACTCCATTCATTATCTGAGCACGCGACGACGCAGGTCGCCGGCGGCTGA
- a CDS encoding DUF1272 domain-containing protein, producing the protein MVLEMRAVCERCLTTLKMDGEAYICSYECTFCPACTEALERVCPNCAGTLVERPRRRLE; encoded by the coding sequence ATGGTTCTCGAAATGCGCGCCGTGTGCGAACGCTGCTTGACGACGCTCAAGATGGATGGCGAAGCCTACATCTGCTCGTATGAATGCACCTTTTGCCCAGCCTGCACCGAGGCGCTAGAGCGCGTCTGCCCGAACTGCGCGGGCACGCTCGTCGAACGACCGCGCCGCCGCCTGGAATAA
- a CDS encoding MFS transporter, whose protein sequence is MAQRTSATDRSPGINPQSQRSAFPALRHRDFRLLWLAQLVSITGSQMQLVAINWHVYLLTHSPLALGFVGLVRVVPIILCSLIGGVVADAIDRKRLMIVTQVVMLVSAAALAATTASGLDAVWPIYLLTAVASAAVAFDNPARHALMPTLVPAEVFPNAVSLGILAFNSAMIVGPALAGLLLAGHGPALIYMINAVSFLAVILALLIMQTSGRPESGDQAAVRVSFAALGEGLRFVWRTPIIVQTMTLDFIATFFASATALLPIFAAEILRVGARGLGLLAAAPAAGSVITGLVMARAATFKRQGRLVLISIAIYGAATIVFGLSRWFWLSLAMLAITGAADTVSTVLRQTIRQLVTPNHLRGRMTSVNMIFFMGGPQLGEMEAGALAAAVGATLSVITGGVGCLVAVLIAGFTARSLLGYEGPSQ, encoded by the coding sequence ATGGCTCAACGCACCAGCGCGACCGACCGCTCGCCGGGCATCAATCCCCAGTCGCAGCGTTCTGCGTTCCCGGCCTTGCGCCACCGCGACTTTCGTCTGCTCTGGCTGGCACAACTGGTTTCGATCACCGGCTCGCAGATGCAACTGGTCGCCATCAACTGGCACGTTTATCTGTTGACTCACTCGCCGCTGGCGCTGGGGTTCGTCGGCCTGGTGCGCGTCGTGCCCATCATCCTTTGCTCGCTCATCGGCGGCGTGGTCGCCGACGCGATTGACCGCAAGCGACTGATGATCGTCACACAAGTTGTCATGCTTGTGAGCGCCGCCGCGCTCGCAGCCACCACCGCGTCTGGGCTCGATGCGGTGTGGCCGATCTACTTGCTGACCGCCGTCGCCTCGGCAGCCGTCGCCTTTGATAATCCCGCCCGCCACGCCCTGATGCCGACGCTGGTTCCCGCCGAAGTCTTTCCGAATGCCGTGAGCTTAGGCATTCTCGCCTTCAACTCGGCGATGATTGTTGGCCCGGCGCTCGCTGGTTTGCTGCTTGCCGGTCACGGCCCGGCCTTGATCTACATGATTAACGCCGTTTCGTTTCTCGCGGTCATCCTGGCGCTGCTGATTATGCAGACGAGCGGGCGGCCTGAGAGCGGCGATCAAGCGGCGGTCAGGGTGAGCTTCGCGGCGCTCGGCGAAGGGCTGCGCTTTGTCTGGCGCACGCCGATCATCGTGCAGACGATGACGCTCGATTTCATCGCCACCTTCTTCGCTTCGGCGACGGCGTTGCTGCCGATCTTTGCGGCAGAGATTCTGCGAGTCGGGGCACGCGGCTTAGGCTTGCTGGCCGCAGCGCCGGCAGCCGGCTCGGTCATCACCGGGCTGGTGATGGCGCGTGCCGCGACCTTCAAGCGACAGGGCAGGCTCGTTCTGATTTCCATAGCGATCTATGGCGCGGCGACGATTGTGTTCGGCCTGTCGCGCTGGTTCTGGCTGTCGCTAGCGATGCTGGCCATCACCGGCGCGGCAGACACCGTAAGCACCGTACTGCGGCAGACGATTCGCCAACTGGTCACGCCCAATCACCTGCGCGGGCGCATGACTTCGGTGAACATGATCTTCTTTATGGGCGGGCCGCAACTGGGCGAAATGGAAGCCGGCGCGTTAGCGGCAGCGGTCGGCGCGACGCTGTCGGTGATTACCGGCGGCGTCGGCTGTCTCGTCGCCGTCCTCATTGCGGGCTTCACGGCCCGCAGCCTGCTCGGTTACGAAGGGCCTTCGCAATAA
- a CDS encoding phosphoadenylyl-sulfate reductase, with protein sequence MALPKSELVQLEYTPLNRADALAERLEAATPEEILFAAFDEFGDRVAIATGFGAEGAALIDMAVKINPHPNIFFLDTGFLFPETYELRRRMEARYRIEIRAVRTAITPESQDEMFGPRLWSRDPDLCCRLRKLEPLKEALKDLDAWITAIRRDQTEARATARAAEWDYRWQRVKINPLVGWTKRDVWDYIARHDVPYNPLHDAGYPSIGCTHCTRAVGPGEAERAGRWAGRAKTECGLHGQEPKVVPLKLQL encoded by the coding sequence ATGGCACTGCCAAAAAGCGAGCTTGTGCAGCTTGAATACACCCCGCTCAATCGCGCCGACGCGCTCGCCGAGCGGCTTGAAGCGGCAACGCCTGAAGAGATTCTCTTCGCCGCATTCGATGAGTTCGGCGACCGCGTGGCGATTGCGACAGGCTTTGGAGCCGAGGGCGCGGCGCTGATCGATATGGCGGTGAAGATCAATCCTCACCCGAACATCTTCTTCCTCGACACCGGTTTTCTCTTTCCCGAAACTTACGAGCTGCGCCGCCGCATGGAAGCGCGTTACCGCATAGAGATTCGCGCCGTGCGGACCGCCATCACGCCTGAGAGTCAAGACGAGATGTTCGGCCCGCGCCTGTGGTCGCGTGACCCTGACCTCTGCTGCCGCCTCAGAAAACTCGAACCGCTAAAAGAAGCCCTCAAAGATTTGGACGCATGGATCACGGCGATTCGCCGCGACCAGACCGAGGCGCGCGCCACGGCGCGCGCTGCCGAGTGGGACTATCGCTGGCAGCGCGTGAAGATCAACCCGCTCGTCGGCTGGACGAAACGCGACGTGTGGGATTACATCGCCCGACACGACGTGCCTTATAACCCGCTGCACGACGCCGGCTATCCGAGCATCGGCTGCACACACTGCACGCGCGCCGTGGGCCCCGGCGAAGCGGAACGCGCAGGGCGCTGGGCGGGCCGCGCCAAGACGGAATGCGGCCTGCACGGCCAGGAGCCAAAGGTCGTGCCGCTCAAGCTGCAACTCTGA
- the cysC gene encoding adenylyl-sulfate kinase — protein MSKGIVIWLTGLSGAGKTTLASVLRNELTAAGHRVETLDGDEVRENLSRGLGFSKEDRDTNVRRIGFVARLLARNGVIVLASAISPYRQSRDDVRQSVESDAANFVEVYVRAPLAVLVERDVKGLYKKALAGEIKNFTGVSDPYEAPLAPDVVVDSSVETVEESAARILDYLLETGALAANVAPRTLPTAAEAAV, from the coding sequence ATGAGCAAGGGAATTGTGATCTGGCTTACGGGGCTTTCAGGCGCGGGCAAAACGACGCTCGCCTCGGTTTTAAGGAATGAACTGACGGCGGCGGGCCATCGCGTGGAGACGCTCGATGGCGACGAGGTGCGCGAGAACCTGAGTCGCGGCCTCGGCTTTTCGAAAGAAGACCGCGACACCAATGTCCGCCGTATCGGTTTCGTCGCGCGACTGCTGGCACGCAATGGCGTGATTGTGCTCGCCTCAGCCATCTCGCCGTACCGGCAGTCGCGTGATGATGTTCGTCAATCAGTCGAAAGTGACGCGGCGAACTTCGTCGAAGTCTATGTGCGCGCCCCGCTCGCCGTGCTGGTCGAGCGCGACGTCAAGGGGCTTTATAAGAAGGCGCTCGCCGGCGAGATCAAAAACTTCACCGGCGTCTCGGACCCTTATGAAGCGCCGCTTGCGCCCGACGTTGTCGTCGACAGCTCTGTAGAAACGGTCGAGGAGAGCGCCGCCCGCATTCTCGATTATCTGCTCGAAACCGGCGCGCTCGCGGCTAACGTCGCGCCACGTACACTTCCGACAGCAGCCGAAGCCGCCGTGTGA
- the thrC gene encoding threonine synthase has translation MSFVQGLKCRECGRQYEKTLRAGCEDCFAPLEIAYDYQAIRRRLTREVIRSRDKNLWRYRELLPLDGEPRVGRASGATPLVRAERLGRRLGLSNLYLKNDSVNAPTLSFKDRVTAVAINKAIEFGLDAVGCASTGNLANSVAANAAAAGLPAYVLIPDNLEPSKVHATSIYGARVVAVRGNYDDVNRLCCEIADRFNWGFVNVNLRPFYGEGSKTFGYEIAEQLGWRAPDCVVVPMAGGSLITRIHKGLKEFEQLGLLDAEVTTRVYGAQAAGCNPIVDAVKRGSRDIRPVKPATIAKSLAIGNPADGYLAAGVIQQSGGHAEDVGDEEIVAGIRLLAETEGIFTETAGGVTVAVTKKLVEQGRIAPDDLTVIAITGNGLKTQESVQLAPPAVIEPRIKQFEQIIHGFAATA, from the coding sequence ATGAGTTTCGTGCAAGGATTGAAGTGCCGCGAGTGTGGCCGCCAGTACGAAAAGACATTGCGCGCCGGCTGCGAAGACTGCTTCGCGCCGCTCGAAATTGCTTATGACTATCAAGCCATCCGTCGCCGCCTGACGCGTGAGGTCATCCGCTCGCGCGACAAAAATCTCTGGCGCTACCGCGAATTGTTACCGCTTGACGGCGAGCCGCGCGTCGGGCGCGCCTCAGGCGCAACGCCGCTCGTGCGCGCCGAGCGGTTGGGCCGCCGGCTGGGGCTCAGTAATCTCTACCTCAAAAACGACAGCGTCAACGCGCCGACGCTTTCTTTCAAAGACCGCGTCACCGCGGTTGCCATCAACAAAGCCATCGAGTTCGGTCTTGATGCCGTCGGCTGCGCTTCGACCGGCAACCTTGCCAACTCGGTGGCGGCCAACGCGGCGGCGGCGGGGCTGCCTGCTTACGTCCTGATCCCCGACAACCTCGAACCGAGCAAAGTCCACGCGACTTCGATCTATGGCGCGCGGGTGGTTGCGGTGCGCGGCAATTACGACGACGTCAACCGGCTGTGCTGCGAGATCGCCGACCGCTTTAACTGGGGATTCGTCAACGTCAACCTGCGCCCGTTCTATGGCGAAGGCTCGAAGACGTTCGGCTACGAGATTGCCGAACAGCTTGGCTGGCGCGCGCCCGATTGCGTCGTCGTGCCGATGGCCGGCGGCTCGCTGATTACGCGGATTCACAAAGGGCTGAAAGAGTTTGAACAACTCGGCCTGCTCGACGCGGAAGTCACGACGCGTGTCTACGGCGCGCAGGCCGCCGGCTGCAACCCGATTGTTGACGCCGTGAAGCGCGGCTCGCGCGACATCCGGCCGGTGAAGCCTGCGACGATTGCCAAGTCGCTCGCCATCGGCAACCCGGCGGATGGCTATCTGGCGGCGGGCGTCATTCAACAGAGCGGCGGCCACGCCGAAGACGTCGGCGACGAAGAGATCGTCGCCGGCATCCGTTTGCTCGCCGAGACCGAAGGCATCTTCACCGAAACCGCCGGCGGCGTTACCGTCGCCGTGACGAAGAAGCTGGTCGAGCAAGGCCGCATTGCGCCCGACGATCTGACAGTCATTGCAATCACCGGCAATGGCTTGAAGACGCAAGAGTCGGTTCAGCTCGCGCCGCCCGCCGTCATCGAGCCGCGCATTAAACAGTTCGAGCAGATCATCCACGGCTTTGCCGCGACCGCCTGA
- a CDS encoding pyridoxamine 5'-phosphate oxidase family protein, which yields MERFAPTERTTLKRLPKRAEYDRDRVYAILDEALVCHVGFVADGQPVVIPTGYGRIADVLYLHGSAASRMLRTLGEGIDVCVTVTLVDGLVLARSAFHHSFNYRSVVVFGRARTVTDREEKLAALRAFTEHVIAGRWNEVREPNDGELKATTVLALPLQEASAKIRTGPPIDDEEDHALPVWAGVLPLRLTIGEPVDDEQLPPGIALPQSVRDYRRPRQNGK from the coding sequence ATGGAACGATTCGCGCCGACCGAGCGCACCACCTTAAAGCGATTGCCGAAGCGCGCCGAGTATGACCGTGACCGCGTCTATGCCATCCTCGACGAAGCGTTGGTTTGCCACGTCGGCTTCGTCGCCGATGGCCAGCCGGTGGTGATCCCGACCGGCTATGGGCGCATCGCGGACGTGCTTTATCTTCACGGCTCGGCGGCCAGCCGGATGCTGCGCACCCTCGGCGAAGGCATTGATGTTTGCGTCACGGTGACGCTGGTGGACGGGCTGGTGCTGGCGCGCTCGGCCTTTCATCACTCGTTCAACTATCGCTCGGTCGTCGTCTTCGGCAGAGCCCGAACGGTCACCGACAGGGAAGAGAAGCTAGCGGCGCTGCGCGCTTTCACCGAGCACGTCATCGCGGGCCGCTGGAACGAGGTGCGCGAGCCGAACGACGGCGAGTTGAAAGCGACGACGGTGTTGGCGCTGCCGCTTCAGGAAGCCTCGGCAAAGATTCGCACGGGGCCGCCGATTGACGATGAAGAAGATCACGCGCTGCCGGTGTGGGCCGGCGTGTTGCCGCTGCGGCTTACAATCGGCGAGCCGGTTGACGACGAACAGTTGCCGCCCGGCATCGCTTTGCCGCAGTCGGTGCGCGATTACCGGCGCCCGCGGCAGAACGGCAAGTGA
- a CDS encoding ubiquitin-like small modifier protein 1, producing the protein MSQKVIIPTLLRRLTDNADAVEVDAATVRDILDRLDERYPGFRARVCEETGELRRFINIYVDGEDVRFLDNLATTVPERAEISIVPAIAGG; encoded by the coding sequence ATGTCACAGAAAGTCATTATTCCGACGTTGCTTCGCAGATTGACCGACAACGCAGACGCCGTCGAAGTGGACGCCGCGACGGTGCGCGATATTCTCGACCGCCTGGACGAGCGCTATCCGGGCTTCCGCGCCCGCGTCTGTGAAGAGACAGGCGAGCTGCGCCGCTTCATCAACATCTATGTGGACGGCGAAGACGTGCGCTTTTTGGATAACCTGGCGACGACGGTGCCCGAGCGCGCCGAAATCTCTATCGTTCCGGCCATCGCCGGCGGCTAA